One region of Rhodocaloribacter litoris genomic DNA includes:
- the aroA gene encoding 3-phosphoshikimate 1-carboxyvinyltransferase, with product MNQTVYPAASVLGVVELPADKSVAHRAALLAALADGTSQIVNYPASADPQSTLACLRRLGVRIEEDAEGILHVEGVGLEGLRPPEGPLDCGNSGTTMRLLAGILAGQPFESTLTGDASLSRRPMDRIAAPLRQMGATVELTDGHAPVRLRGGRLRGIEYVLPVPSAQVKSCVLLAGLFAEGTTTVIETLPSRDHTERMLGLDVFEDGTGRRHISIHGGRRIAPRLWAVPRDFSAAAFFLVAGSIASSGELRLPAVGLNPSRTAFLDVLRAMGADVTVENERTHGGEPLGDLVVRPAPLHGVTVGDPLIPNLIDEIPALAVAAACAEGRTVIRDAAELRVKETDRLAALATNLRALGAAVEEQPDGLVIEGGRPLRGATVESFDDHRIAMAMGVAALRATGPVTITGAACARVSFPGFWDLLRSVTGR from the coding sequence ATGAACCAGACCGTCTATCCGGCCGCGTCGGTGCTGGGTGTGGTGGAGCTGCCGGCGGACAAGTCGGTGGCGCACCGCGCGGCGCTGCTGGCGGCCCTGGCCGACGGCACGTCGCAGATCGTCAACTACCCGGCCTCGGCCGATCCGCAGTCCACGCTGGCGTGCCTGCGCCGGCTCGGCGTGCGCATCGAGGAGGATGCGGAGGGGATCCTCCACGTGGAAGGCGTGGGGCTGGAAGGGCTGCGCCCGCCGGAGGGCCCGCTCGACTGCGGCAACTCGGGCACCACCATGCGGCTGCTGGCGGGTATCCTGGCCGGGCAGCCGTTCGAGTCCACCCTCACGGGCGACGCCTCCCTCAGCCGCCGCCCCATGGACCGCATCGCCGCCCCGCTCCGGCAGATGGGCGCCACGGTGGAGCTGACGGACGGCCACGCCCCCGTGCGCCTGCGCGGCGGGCGCCTCCGGGGCATCGAATACGTGCTACCCGTCCCCTCGGCGCAGGTCAAGTCGTGCGTGCTGCTGGCGGGCCTCTTCGCCGAAGGGACGACCACGGTGATCGAGACGCTCCCCTCCCGCGATCATACCGAGCGGATGCTGGGACTCGACGTGTTCGAGGACGGGACGGGCCGGCGGCATATCAGCATCCACGGTGGCCGGCGCATCGCCCCGCGCCTGTGGGCCGTCCCGCGCGACTTCTCGGCGGCTGCCTTCTTCCTCGTCGCCGGCAGCATCGCCTCGTCGGGCGAGCTGCGCCTGCCCGCCGTCGGGCTCAACCCCTCGCGCACCGCCTTCCTCGACGTCCTCCGCGCCATGGGGGCCGACGTCACGGTGGAAAACGAGCGCACACACGGCGGCGAGCCGCTGGGCGACCTGGTCGTCCGGCCCGCCCCGCTCCACGGCGTCACCGTAGGCGACCCGCTCATCCCCAACCTGATCGACGAGATCCCCGCGCTGGCCGTGGCCGCCGCCTGTGCCGAAGGCCGCACCGTCATCCGCGACGCCGCCGAGCTGCGGGTCAAGGAAACCGACCGGCTGGCGGCCCTGGCCACGAACCTCCGTGCCCTCGGTGCCGCCGTCGAGGAGCAGCCGGACGGCCTCGTCATCGAAGGCGGGCGGCCCCTCCGCGGCGCCACCGTCGAGAGCTTCGACGACCACCGCATCGCCATGGCGATGGGCGTGGCCGCCCTCCGCGCCACCGGCCCCGTCACCATCACCGGCGCCGCATGCGCCCGCGTCTCGTTCCCCGGCTTCTGGGACCTGCTCCGAAGCGTGACCGGGCGCTGA
- a CDS encoding metallophosphoesterase family protein produces MRLAVLSDVHDHLWHLDAALEVLEEVEVLICCGDLCSPFVMKRLADGFAGEIHVVFGNNDADTFRITRIAQSYGERVRLHGEFARLERGGRLLAVHHFDDVARDLAASGRFDVVCFGHNHVWEVSREVAGDRRVLLLNPGPIMGVRFDRGRPVPVPPTFAVYDTETGSVERWTVETGAASCRAVSQGVV; encoded by the coding sequence ATGAGGCTCGCCGTCCTCTCCGACGTGCACGACCACCTCTGGCACCTCGACGCCGCCCTGGAGGTGCTCGAAGAGGTGGAGGTGTTGATCTGCTGCGGGGATCTGTGTTCCCCCTTTGTCATGAAGCGCCTCGCCGACGGGTTTGCCGGCGAGATCCACGTGGTCTTCGGCAACAATGACGCCGACACCTTCCGGATCACCCGGATCGCCCAGTCCTACGGCGAGCGGGTGCGGCTCCACGGCGAGTTCGCCCGTCTGGAGCGCGGCGGCCGGCTCCTCGCCGTGCACCACTTCGACGACGTCGCCCGCGATCTGGCTGCCTCCGGCCGGTTCGACGTCGTGTGCTTCGGGCACAATCATGTGTGGGAGGTGAGCCGGGAGGTTGCCGGCGACCGCCGGGTGCTGTTGCTGAACCCGGGCCCGATCATGGGCGTCCGGTTCGACCGGGGGCGTCCCGTGCCCGTGCCCCCCACCTTTGCCGTATACGACACGGAGACCGGCAGCGTCGAGCGGTGGACGGTGGAAACGGGTGCGGCGAGCTGCCGGGCCGTGTCGCAAGGGGTGGTGTGA
- the recJ gene encoding single-stranded-DNA-specific exonuclease RecJ yields MKYRWALRPVENPDAVARLQRELNNLPEALARALVLRGIETFEAARHFFRPSREDLHDPFLMQDMEAAADRVATALTRGERILVYGDYDVDGTTSTALLMHFLRSRGASAQFFIPNRFRDGYGLGPAGIEAAAGFGASLIIALDCGVTAVEEAAAIRARGMDLIICDHHTTKDRLPEAVAVLDPKRPDCPYPFKELCGCGVTFKLVQAVLARLGEAPEAALAYLDLVAVATASDIVPVGGENRILLSEGLARLRTAPRPGLHALAEAAGLDLHTCSTSKIVFGLGPRINAAGRLSDAALAVELLLCEDPARALEYAHRLDALNQQRRSLDAETVREAAHMAERQLSARTRHTLVLHHPGWHLGVIGIVASRIVERFYRPTIMLSTVDGLVKGSARSIEGVNVFEALTACADLLATYGGHDYAAGLALEEANLPAFRERFDEAVRAVVTPEMLLPTLALDAPLSLADIDARFWAVLKQFAPFGPGNDTPVFHARDLAVAGHPRTVGADSTHLKFAVRQRTGGDGSHPVMPVIGFKLHRHLPTVERSLREGLPLELAFSIEENRWNGRTTLQLRARDLRLGERPATD; encoded by the coding sequence ATGAAATATCGATGGGCGCTGCGCCCGGTGGAGAACCCGGACGCCGTGGCGCGACTGCAACGTGAACTCAACAACCTGCCGGAAGCGCTCGCGCGGGCGCTCGTGCTGCGGGGCATCGAAACCTTCGAGGCGGCCCGGCACTTCTTTCGTCCCTCGCGTGAAGACCTGCACGATCCTTTTCTGATGCAGGACATGGAGGCTGCGGCCGACCGGGTGGCGACGGCCCTCACCCGCGGCGAGCGCATCCTGGTCTACGGCGACTACGACGTCGACGGCACCACCTCCACGGCCCTGCTGATGCATTTCCTCCGCAGCCGGGGGGCTTCCGCGCAGTTCTTCATTCCCAACCGCTTTCGGGACGGCTACGGCCTCGGCCCGGCCGGCATCGAGGCCGCCGCCGGCTTTGGCGCCTCGCTCATCATCGCGCTCGACTGCGGCGTCACGGCCGTCGAGGAGGCCGCCGCCATACGGGCCCGCGGCATGGACCTGATCATCTGCGACCACCACACAACGAAGGACAGGCTGCCCGAGGCCGTTGCCGTGCTCGACCCCAAGCGGCCGGACTGCCCCTATCCCTTCAAAGAGCTGTGTGGATGCGGCGTCACCTTCAAGCTGGTGCAGGCCGTGCTGGCCCGGCTCGGCGAGGCGCCCGAAGCCGCACTGGCCTACCTCGACCTCGTGGCCGTCGCCACGGCGAGCGACATCGTGCCGGTGGGCGGGGAGAACCGCATCCTGCTGAGCGAGGGACTGGCCCGCCTCCGCACCGCCCCGCGCCCCGGCCTGCACGCCCTGGCCGAAGCCGCCGGCCTCGACCTGCATACCTGCTCAACGAGCAAGATCGTCTTCGGCCTGGGGCCCCGCATCAACGCCGCCGGCCGTCTCAGCGACGCCGCCCTGGCCGTGGAGTTGCTGCTCTGCGAAGACCCGGCCCGCGCGCTCGAATACGCCCACCGGCTCGACGCCCTCAACCAGCAGCGGCGCAGCCTCGACGCCGAGACCGTACGCGAGGCCGCCCACATGGCCGAACGCCAGCTCAGCGCCCGCACCCGCCATACCCTCGTGCTGCACCATCCCGGATGGCACCTGGGCGTCATCGGCATCGTGGCCAGCCGCATCGTCGAGCGGTTCTACCGGCCCACCATCATGCTCAGCACCGTCGACGGCCTGGTCAAAGGCTCCGCCCGCTCGATCGAAGGCGTCAACGTCTTCGAAGCCCTCACCGCCTGCGCAGACCTCCTCGCAACGTACGGCGGGCACGACTATGCCGCCGGGCTCGCCCTGGAAGAGGCCAACCTGCCGGCCTTCCGCGAGCGTTTCGACGAGGCCGTCCGCGCCGTCGTCACCCCGGAGATGCTGCTGCCCACCCTCGCCCTCGACGCCCCCCTGAGCCTGGCCGACATCGACGCCCGCTTCTGGGCCGTCCTCAAGCAGTTCGCCCCCTTTGGACCGGGCAACGACACCCCCGTCTTCCACGCGCGCGACCTCGCCGTCGCCGGTCACCCACGGACCGTAGGCGCCGACAGCACCCATCTCAAGTTCGCCGTCCGGCAACGCACCGGCGGTGACGGGAGCCACCCCGTCATGCCCGTGATCGGCTTCAAACTGCACCGCCACCTGCCCACCGTCGAACGGAGCCTCCGCGAAGGCCTTCCCCTCGAACTGGCCTTCTCCATAGAGGAAAACCGGTGGAACGGCCGCACCACCCTTCAACTCCGCGCCCGGGACCTCCGCCTCGGCGAGCGACCGGCAACGGACTGA
- a CDS encoding ArsR/SmtB family transcription factor produces the protein MMRKAMVPESLLERAARRFKLLGEPVRLQLLNLLQQHGEMTVQALMEATGQKQANVSKHLGLMAKEGLLTRRKEGLNVYYSIADPTLSALCTLVCGQLRQEAFEAAGEG, from the coding sequence ATGATGAGGAAAGCAATGGTGCCGGAGTCGTTACTGGAGCGGGCCGCTCGCCGGTTCAAGCTGCTGGGCGAGCCGGTGCGGCTCCAGCTGTTGAACCTGCTCCAGCAGCACGGCGAGATGACGGTGCAGGCCCTGATGGAGGCGACGGGGCAGAAACAGGCCAACGTGAGCAAGCACCTGGGCCTGATGGCGAAGGAGGGCCTGCTCACCCGGCGTAAGGAAGGGCTGAACGTCTATTACAGCATTGCCGACCCGACCCTTTCGGCCCTGTGCACGCTCGTCTGCGGGCAACTCCGGCAGGAGGCCTTCGAGGCGGCCGGGGAAGGGTAG
- a CDS encoding YeeE/YedE family protein gives MLETLSQPWPWYVAGPLIGLIVPALLLLGGKQFGISANLRHLCAATLPGKLDFFRYDWKRSGLWNLTFAAGIVLGGFLAHTLLYHPDPIAISEATRADLAALGIRDFSGLVPSQVFSWSGLLTVPGFILIVVGGFLVGFGARYAGGCTSGHAISGLADLQLPSLIAVIGFFIGGLIATHLLLPLIL, from the coding sequence ATGCTGGAAACACTCTCGCAACCCTGGCCCTGGTACGTGGCCGGCCCGCTGATCGGGCTGATCGTGCCGGCCCTGCTGCTGCTCGGCGGCAAGCAGTTCGGCATCTCGGCCAACCTGCGGCACCTCTGCGCCGCCACGCTGCCCGGCAAGCTCGACTTCTTCCGGTACGACTGGAAGCGGTCCGGGCTCTGGAACCTGACCTTCGCCGCCGGGATCGTGCTGGGCGGCTTTCTCGCCCACACGCTGCTCTACCACCCGGACCCCATCGCCATCTCGGAGGCGACGCGGGCGGACCTGGCCGCACTCGGCATCCGGGACTTCTCCGGGCTGGTGCCGTCGCAGGTCTTCAGCTGGTCCGGCCTGTTGACGGTGCCGGGCTTCATCCTGATCGTCGTCGGCGGCTTCCTGGTCGGCTTCGGTGCACGCTACGCCGGCGGGTGCACGTCGGGCCATGCCATCAGCGGGCTGGCCGACCTGCAGCTGCCCTCCCTGATCGCCGTCATCGGCTTCTTCATCGGCGGGC